In Planctomycetota bacterium, the sequence GCTGAAATGATTCGACGCGTCGTGGCGCTGGCGGCCGCTCTGTCGGCGGCGGCCGTCCCCGCCTCCGCCCAAGAGCGCGGCATGATCGGCAAGCCGATCAAGGAATTCAAGCTTCGGGACGCCACCAAGGACGGGGACGCCTGGATCAGCTTGGCGGACTTCAAAGGCAAGAGCCCGGTCGTTCTCGTCTGGATCAGCGAGAAGTGCGACGTCACCTGGAAGTACGAAAAGCGCACGGGCGCCCTCCGGGAGGAATTCGGCCCCAAGGGCGTGCAGTTCCTCGCCGTCTGGAGCAGCGCCGCGGACACCCGCGAAGGGATCCGCAAATACGTCGAGTCCAAGAACTACGGCATGCCGGTGCTCGACGACGAGAACGGCGAGCTGGCCCGCTACTTCGGAGCGGTCGTGACGCCGACCTACGCGGTCATCGACAAAGAGGGCGTTCTGCGCTACGTCGGCGCCATGGACGACCTGCAGTGCGGCCCGAACTACCGCGCCGACGAGAGTCAGGTCAAGGAGCGGTACGTCCATTCGGTCCTCACCGCGCTCCTCGAAGGCAAGGAAGTGACCGTCGCCCCGAGAAAGGGCTTCGGGTGAGGGTTCAAGGTTCGCGGGGCTCGTTGAGCCCGACGCCATGATCATCGCCGCACCGGGGGCGGCCGGCCCGCCCCCGGTGCGGATCCTTCGGATGAGATCCCTGACCTTCCTTCTGGCCGCGATCTCCTGGACCTCGGGGGTCGCCCCTCAGGAACCCCCGCCCCCTCGATCCCCCCGCGATGTCGTTCTCTCCCCGGACGGGCGCTGGGCCCTCACCGCCAACTCGGGCTCGGATACGGCGTCCCTCGTGGACCTCGAGCGAGGAACCGTCGCCGCCGAAGTCTCCGTGGGCCGCCGGCCCTTCGCCCTGGCCTGGAGAGGATCGACGGCCGTGGTGTCCAACCTTCTGGACGATTCAATCACGATCCTCGAAGCGGATCCGCCGCGCCTCGCCGTCCGAACCGCGATCCGCGTCGGCGACGAGCCGCGCGGCGTCGCCCTGTCGGCCGACGGCCGCCGGGCCTTCGTCGCCCTGGCGGGCGAGGACGCGGTCGCCGTCGTCGATCCGGCGACCGGGCGGGTGACGGCGCGCCTTCCCGTCGGGGACGAACCCTGGCACCTTGCCCTCACCCCGGACGGTTCGCGCCTGGTCGTCGGCGAGACCCTCTCGCGCTCCGTCCGCGTTCTCGAAGTTTCCGAAGGACGTACGCTCTACACGGTGGACCTGCGCGGGCCCAACGTCCGGCAGATCGCCGTCTCTCCGGACGGCGCGTGGGCTTACGTCCCGAATGTCGCCGAGCGCGGCTCCCCGGTCACCCGGCAGAACATCGACCGCGGCTGGGTCATCGCCGCCCGTCTGAGCCGCGTGCCCCTTCGGAGCGAGGGCCCCCGCGCGGCCATCGCCCTGGACCCGCGCGGGCAAGCGGTCGGCGACGTCGAGGGGCTGGCCGTGGGGCCCGACGGCGAGTCGCTCGCCCTGGCGGCCGGCGGCACGCACGAGGTCCTGCTGCTCCGCCTGCCGCTGCCCTTCGTCTCCTTCGGCGGCCCCGGGGACCACATCGAGCCCGAGCTGCTCAGGGATTCCCGGAGATTCCGGCGCGTGGCCGTGGGCGGCCGCCCCGTCGCCTGCGCCTTCACGCCCGACGGCGCTTCCGTGATCG encodes:
- a CDS encoding redoxin domain-containing protein codes for the protein MIRRVVALAAALSAAAVPASAQERGMIGKPIKEFKLRDATKDGDAWISLADFKGKSPVVLVWISEKCDVTWKYEKRTGALREEFGPKGVQFLAVWSSAADTREGIRKYVESKNYGMPVLDDENGELARYFGAVVTPTYAVIDKEGVLRYVGAMDDLQCGPNYRADESQVKERYVHSVLTALLEGKEVTVAPRKGFG